A genomic window from Geotrypetes seraphini chromosome 18, aGeoSer1.1, whole genome shotgun sequence includes:
- the LOC117351798 gene encoding eukaryotic translation initiation factor 4E-binding protein 3-like, producing MATTKCQQSESRPIPTKVFFLKDLSQLPDCYSSTPGGTLFSTTPGGTRIIYDRKFLLEFRNSPIARTPPCYLPEIPGVTLVHHPSVSKLEDLKEQEELEKQSSGDDAQFEMDI from the exons ATGGCGACCACCAAGTGCCAGCAGAGCGAGAGCCGCCCCATCCCCACCAAAGTCTTCTTCCTGAAAGATTTGTCGCAGCTGCCCGATTGCTACAGCAGCACGCCCGGCGGGACTCTCTTTTCCACCACCCCCGGAG GTACAAGAATAATCTATGACCGCAAGTTCCTCTTGGAATTCAGAAATTCCCCCATCGCCAGAACTCCTCCCTGTTATCTTCCTGAGATCCCAGGAGTTACTTTAGTTCACCACCCCTCGGTATCCAAACTAGAGGATCTCAAAGAGCAAGAGGAGTTGGAGAAACAAAGCTCAG